In Limisalsivibrio acetivorans, one genomic interval encodes:
- a CDS encoding TraR/DksA family transcriptional regulator — MDELSKEQKEEIRSIIVEMIESIENEINAGKDGQSPIVPDTAIGRLSRLEAMQAAGVAERSLNTKKARLGRLKEALKRVDSDEDFGLCTECEEPIPMKRLRLVPEAVICIQCMNER; from the coding sequence ATGGACGAATTAAGCAAGGAACAAAAAGAGGAAATCCGAAGTATCATCGTAGAGATGATCGAATCCATTGAAAACGAGATCAACGCAGGGAAGGACGGCCAATCACCCATCGTGCCCGATACCGCCATCGGCAGACTCTCCCGCCTCGAAGCGATGCAGGCCGCCGGAGTCGCAGAACGTAGCCTCAATACAAAAAAAGCACGCCTCGGAAGACTCAAGGAAGCACTCAAGCGGGTCGACTCAGACGAAGATTTCGGCCTCTGTACCGAGTGTGAAGAACCGATACCTATGAAACGACTCCGCCTCGTACCCGAAGCAGTCATCTGCATACAATGCATGAATGAGCGTTAA
- a CDS encoding class I SAM-dependent methyltransferase — protein sequence MDKDKFSITDTVLMDYTPLKGDVAEIGCGEGRMTRVLADISRGLKAVEPDRSAIEKAKAVLPDIEFYCRSAEDTGLNSYSFDVVLFSLSFHHVSDMESALSEAFRLLRTDGEIVLIEPEENCELMKICAVFDIEESRRLYEAKKCMSIYDADFYPLRTFEPVWEFADADELHRWLEDYYGGTEEQHLEVDRLLGDKVKDSPLLLDDRLTLISGRL from the coding sequence ATGGACAAGGATAAATTCTCTATAACTGATACTGTTTTGATGGATTATACCCCTCTGAAGGGTGATGTGGCTGAGATCGGCTGCGGTGAAGGCCGGATGACCCGTGTTCTTGCGGATATCAGCCGTGGTTTGAAAGCCGTTGAGCCAGATCGCTCTGCCATTGAAAAGGCGAAGGCTGTTCTCCCTGATATCGAATTCTACTGTAGAAGTGCCGAAGATACAGGGCTTAACAGCTACTCGTTCGATGTTGTGCTTTTCAGCCTTAGCTTTCACCATGTCAGCGATATGGAGTCTGCCCTTTCCGAGGCGTTCCGGCTTTTGCGCACCGATGGCGAGATAGTATTGATCGAGCCGGAGGAGAACTGCGAGCTGATGAAGATCTGCGCTGTATTTGACATAGAAGAGAGCAGACGGCTTTACGAAGCGAAGAAGTGCATGAGTATCTATGATGCGGATTTTTACCCGCTACGAACCTTTGAGCCCGTTTGGGAATTCGCCGATGCTGATGAGCTGCACCGTTGGCTGGAGGATTATTACGGCGGAACGGAGGAACAGCACCTTGAGGTGGACAGGCTGCTCGGTGATAAAGTGAAAGATTCTCCCCTACTGCTCGATGACAGGCTGACACTTATTTCAGGAAGACTCTAA
- the coxB gene encoding cytochrome c oxidase subunit II: MNPVADTVSKVDTAFIFIFSVSFIILFIITFLMVFFVFKYHKSRHPEPADIEGNVLAETLWTVIPIFIVAAMFYYGWEGYKALREAPENSMNVKVEAKMWSWKFIYPDGKTSRDLYVPAHTPVKLEMTSLDVIHSFYVPAFRIKMDTVPGMETYTWFRSGEPDEYDIQCAEYCGVRHAFMLSKVYVLPEDEYQEWKEEGKEPEKKGPDISVLMDYGCVDCHSMDGSELVGPTFEDIYNRETVVVLEDGTEKTVKADEEYLKRAILQPNAEVVKGYDPMMPSYEGSLNEGDLERMIDVLTGKQEEEKQEPNLVELGRQIAENEGCTGCHSTNGEIYAGPTFKGLMDREVLVEKDGKDMTLTADARYIISSINNPGEHIVKGYDNIMPAYDYLEEKQMKALIEYLSTLK, from the coding sequence ATGAATCCAGTTGCAGATACTGTAAGCAAGGTGGACACGGCGTTTATATTCATCTTCAGCGTGTCCTTTATAATACTTTTTATAATAACGTTCCTTATGGTGTTCTTTGTTTTCAAATACCACAAGAGCCGCCATCCGGAACCTGCCGATATAGAAGGCAATGTTTTGGCAGAAACCCTTTGGACCGTGATCCCCATCTTTATCGTTGCGGCGATGTTCTACTACGGCTGGGAGGGGTACAAAGCCCTGCGTGAGGCTCCAGAGAATTCGATGAACGTTAAGGTCGAGGCAAAGATGTGGTCTTGGAAGTTTATCTATCCGGACGGCAAAACCAGCCGTGACCTTTACGTACCAGCCCATACACCCGTTAAGCTGGAGATGACATCACTCGACGTTATACACAGCTTCTATGTGCCAGCTTTCCGCATCAAGATGGATACGGTCCCGGGGATGGAGACATACACTTGGTTCCGTTCCGGCGAGCCGGATGAGTATGACATACAATGTGCGGAATACTGCGGTGTGCGTCATGCCTTTATGCTCAGCAAGGTGTATGTGCTCCCCGAGGATGAATACCAGGAATGGAAAGAGGAAGGGAAGGAGCCCGAAAAGAAAGGTCCCGACATCTCCGTTCTGATGGATTACGGCTGTGTTGACTGCCACAGCATGGACGGTTCCGAGCTTGTGGGCCCTACCTTTGAGGATATCTACAACCGGGAGACCGTTGTGGTTCTTGAGGACGGGACAGAGAAAACCGTCAAAGCGGATGAGGAATACCTGAAACGGGCGATCCTCCAACCAAATGCAGAGGTTGTTAAGGGTTACGACCCGATGATGCCATCCTATGAAGGCTCGCTCAATGAGGGTGATCTCGAGCGCATGATCGATGTTCTCACAGGTAAGCAGGAAGAGGAGAAACAGGAGCCGAACCTTGTGGAGCTCGGCAGACAGATAGCCGAAAACGAAGGCTGTACCGGTTGCCATTCCACCAATGGAGAGATCTACGCAGGACCCACATTCAAAGGACTCATGGACAGAGAGGTCCTTGTGGAAAAGGATGGTAAGGATATGACCCTGACCGCCGATGCGCGCTATATTATCAGCTCCATCAACAATCCCGGCGAGCACATCGTAAAAGGGTATGACAACATAATGCCAGCCTACGATTATCTTGAAGAGAAGCAGATGAAGGCGCTCATCGAGTACCTCAGCACGCTTAAGTAG
- a CDS encoding KamA family radical SAM protein has translation MPDTEWKEQLKNFVNTKERVQKFINLTEAEEEAIDNMKTTWGTTPYFASLMDKDDPNCPIRRQIVPNRLEMENTFGMQDYLVWKENRATEEKRPDTIARQYTDRVAFTVSQFCGIYCRHCFRKELVVDQDLKFSFDVDEGIRWIAEHEEIRDVLVTGGDPLLFSDDKLEYLIRKLEEIPHVEMIRFGSRAPVVLPQRVTPGLKKVLEGNRRVPIWLNTQVNHPKEITEETKKAVYGLMTSGVNVGNQAVLLKGINDDVPTFRELHQKLLRTRIRPYYVFYCEPAPGIDHFRTPVEKGAELIRDAIRGHTTGLAQPMYAIATNIGKIPLMPDYYIKGKDDEFYTLCNYKGETTKIPNIPE, from the coding sequence ATGCCTGATACTGAATGGAAAGAACAATTAAAGAACTTTGTTAATACTAAGGAAAGGGTTCAGAAATTCATCAACCTCACCGAGGCTGAGGAAGAGGCCATCGACAACATGAAAACAACATGGGGAACAACACCCTATTTCGCCTCACTCATGGATAAGGATGACCCCAACTGCCCCATAAGAAGGCAGATCGTACCCAACCGTCTCGAGATGGAAAACACCTTCGGAATGCAGGACTATCTCGTCTGGAAGGAGAACCGTGCAACGGAGGAGAAACGCCCCGACACCATCGCAAGACAGTATACGGACAGGGTCGCCTTCACCGTATCCCAGTTCTGCGGCATATACTGCCGTCACTGTTTCCGCAAGGAGCTTGTGGTGGATCAGGATCTCAAGTTCAGCTTCGATGTGGACGAGGGGATCAGATGGATCGCAGAGCATGAGGAGATCAGAGACGTTCTCGTAACAGGCGGCGATCCCCTGCTCTTCTCCGATGATAAGCTGGAATACCTCATCCGCAAGCTTGAGGAGATCCCCCATGTGGAGATGATACGCTTCGGCTCAAGGGCACCCGTTGTGCTCCCCCAGAGGGTAACACCCGGTCTCAAGAAGGTTCTCGAAGGAAACAGGCGTGTGCCGATCTGGCTCAACACGCAGGTTAATCACCCGAAGGAGATCACCGAGGAGACAAAGAAGGCTGTCTACGGGCTTATGACAAGCGGCGTTAACGTGGGTAATCAGGCGGTTCTGCTCAAAGGGATCAACGATGACGTACCCACGTTCAGAGAGCTCCACCAGAAACTGCTCCGCACAAGGATACGCCCCTACTATGTATTCTACTGCGAACCCGCACCCGGTATCGACCACTTCCGTACCCCCGTGGAGAAAGGCGCTGAGCTTATACGGGATGCCATCAGAGGGCACACCACAGGGCTCGCACAGCCGATGTACGCCATCGCAACTAATATCGGCAAGATTCCGCTCATGCCCGATTACTATATCAAAGGGAAGGACGACGAGTTCTATACCCTCTGCAACTACAAAGGTGAAACAACGAAGATACCTAACATACCCGAATAA
- a CDS encoding cytochrome c oxidase subunit 3 family protein — protein sequence MSNIHKDYEGAKLGMWLFLFTEILLFGGMFLLYAIYLAKFPSEFHKGGDELDVVIGGVNTVVLLISSFFVAISITAIRLGNKKACLRYVYITIACSLIFLVNKFFEWKAKFSHGIYPDSEHLKELSQGENIFYGLYFLMTGLHGLHVIIGAVVLGFAVYFIQRDKINKEDFVFLENGGLYWHLVDLIWIFLFPLFYLVL from the coding sequence ATGAGTAATATTCATAAGGATTACGAAGGCGCAAAGCTCGGTATGTGGCTCTTCTTGTTTACGGAGATTCTACTCTTCGGCGGAATGTTTCTGCTCTATGCCATATATCTCGCCAAATTCCCCTCGGAGTTCCATAAAGGGGGGGATGAGCTGGATGTTGTTATCGGCGGGGTCAATACCGTTGTCCTTCTCATAAGCTCCTTCTTTGTGGCTATATCGATAACGGCCATACGTCTTGGTAATAAAAAGGCGTGTCTCAGGTATGTGTATATAACCATAGCCTGCTCGCTTATTTTCCTCGTAAATAAATTTTTCGAATGGAAGGCAAAGTTCAGCCACGGAATATACCCCGATTCGGAGCATCTTAAGGAATTGAGCCAGGGTGAGAATATATTCTACGGCCTTTACTTCCTGATGACCGGCCTCCACGGCCTGCATGTAATAATCGGTGCCGTTGTTCTGGGGTTTGCCGTATATTTTATTCAGCGGGATAAGATCAATAAGGAGGATTTTGTATTCCTCGAGAACGGTGGCCTTTACTGGCACCTTGTGGATCTTATCTGGATATTCCTTTTTCCGCTGTTTTATCTTGTGTTGTGA
- a CDS encoding cytochrome C oxidase subunit IV family protein, giving the protein MSANEQHILSYKKAFIVLVLLLILTGLTVVMAEVDLGYLNVVVALALATSKSLLVIMYFMHLQYERPYLKGVVFMTFLLLAIFIGFTFFDVSFRGGS; this is encoded by the coding sequence ATGAGTGCGAACGAACAGCATATACTTAGTTACAAGAAGGCGTTTATCGTCCTTGTCCTGCTTCTCATCCTCACCGGGCTAACGGTGGTTATGGCTGAGGTGGACCTGGGCTATCTTAACGTCGTGGTTGCCCTTGCCCTCGCAACAAGCAAGTCACTTCTGGTTATCATGTATTTCATGCACCTACAGTATGAGAGGCCGTACCTTAAGGGGGTTGTTTTCATGACATTCCTTCTGCTTGCGATATTCATCGGATTCACCTTCTTCGATGTGTCTTTCAGGGGAGGTTCATAG
- a CDS encoding protoheme IX farnesyltransferase produces the protein MNHIKLYRPAVSLAVGLAALAGSMYHIFPLNLSAYLVCLCAVLLSAGCSALNQYQERDADALMERTMDRPIPSGRLAPGIGLGIAVVLILLSLCGLYVFGGLPAFLTGTGVTIVYNFVYTPLKRITPYALLIGSTAGAAPFYIGWAGSGGAPFDYRIMVFVILFFLWQTPHFVLLAARYYDEYEKAGFLTQKTASGYLKRRLMLVWTIAYASMIALAAAGGVLTNDAVRILAGVTAIGSAVYVSIDGRKTFAVLNASIMIVCALAVVDKILMNNGDLIVRLFGY, from the coding sequence ATGAATCATATAAAGCTGTACAGGCCCGCCGTCAGTTTGGCGGTGGGTCTGGCGGCCCTTGCGGGGTCGATGTACCACATTTTTCCGCTCAATCTTTCCGCATATCTGGTATGCCTCTGTGCTGTTTTACTCTCAGCGGGTTGTTCGGCTCTGAACCAGTATCAGGAGCGGGATGCGGATGCCCTCATGGAGCGCACCATGGATAGGCCTATCCCCTCTGGAAGGCTTGCTCCGGGTATAGGTCTGGGGATAGCAGTTGTGCTTATCCTGCTTTCACTGTGCGGTCTTTATGTCTTCGGCGGATTGCCCGCATTCCTTACGGGTACAGGGGTTACGATAGTGTATAACTTTGTATACACTCCCCTGAAGCGCATAACGCCATATGCACTACTGATCGGTTCCACAGCTGGAGCGGCACCGTTTTATATCGGATGGGCGGGAAGCGGCGGCGCACCCTTCGACTATCGGATCATGGTGTTTGTGATTCTCTTCTTTTTATGGCAGACACCCCATTTTGTTTTGCTCGCCGCAAGATACTACGATGAATACGAAAAGGCAGGTTTTTTGACCCAGAAAACCGCATCTGGATACCTGAAACGAAGGCTCATGCTCGTTTGGACGATCGCATACGCAAGCATGATAGCTCTCGCCGCCGCTGGAGGAGTGTTAACAAACGATGCCGTGCGCATCCTCGCCGGGGTAACCGCCATCGGCTCTGCTGTTTACGTCTCTATAGACGGACGAAAAACCTTCGCCGTCCTCAACGCCTCGATAATGATCGTCTGCGCACTGGCGGTTGTGGATAAGATACTAATGAATAATGGCGATTTAATCGTGCGCCTGTTTGGTTATTAA
- the ctaD gene encoding cytochrome c oxidase subunit I, whose translation MDNAVKAQPNFFEEKRGILSWIFTTDHKRIGLMYLYLVLAFFIVGVVLGLLIRMELIAPGETIMKAQSYNAVFTLHGVIMIFIVVIPSIPAAFGNILLPIHIGAEDVAFPRLNLLSWWLYVIGTVFALISLFTGQGPPDTGWTFYVPFSEFTTTNVSVAVFGVFILGFSSILTGLNFITTIHRLRAPGMNWTRIPLFAWSLYATAWIQVLATPILGITVLLVMAERILGVGLFDPAKGGDPILYQHLFWIYSHPAVYIMILPAMGVISEIIPVFARKHIFGYKMIAFSSLAIAFAGSLVWAHHMFTSGMSDTAVLIFSFLTFIVAIPSAIKVFNWTATLYKGSISVRTPLLYALSFIFLFSVGGLAGLLLGSAGTDVHLHDTYFVVSHFHYVIFGGTGFGLFAAMHFWFPKIYGRMYNERIANIAWLILFVGFNVLYFPLYVIGLQGMPRRYYDYLPQYTGGHFISTVGSWIVAVGLLIMFVNIFHGMRKGPKVGRNPWGGATLEWFVPSPPPLLNFEEEPEVTRSPYNYKGVEPDE comes from the coding sequence ATGGATAATGCTGTGAAAGCGCAACCAAACTTCTTCGAGGAGAAGCGGGGGATACTCTCCTGGATTTTTACCACCGACCATAAGCGGATCGGGCTTATGTACCTTTACCTCGTACTCGCCTTCTTCATCGTCGGCGTGGTTCTTGGTCTTCTTATCCGTATGGAGCTTATTGCACCCGGCGAAACGATAATGAAGGCCCAGAGCTACAACGCCGTCTTTACCCTGCACGGGGTGATCATGATCTTCATCGTGGTTATCCCCAGTATACCGGCGGCCTTCGGCAACATTCTGCTCCCCATACACATTGGAGCGGAGGATGTCGCTTTCCCGAGGCTGAACCTGCTCTCGTGGTGGCTATATGTCATAGGTACAGTCTTTGCCCTCATCTCCCTTTTCACAGGGCAGGGCCCCCCAGATACAGGGTGGACGTTCTATGTGCCGTTCAGCGAATTCACCACAACGAACGTGAGCGTGGCGGTGTTTGGAGTATTTATCCTCGGTTTTTCATCGATTTTGACAGGGCTTAACTTTATCACAACGATACACCGCCTCCGTGCACCGGGGATGAACTGGACAAGGATTCCACTTTTCGCATGGTCACTCTACGCAACTGCTTGGATACAGGTTCTTGCCACGCCTATTCTGGGTATAACCGTACTGCTCGTTATGGCGGAAAGGATACTCGGCGTCGGGCTTTTCGATCCCGCCAAGGGTGGTGATCCGATCCTGTATCAGCATCTTTTCTGGATATACTCGCACCCGGCGGTTTATATAATGATCCTCCCCGCCATGGGTGTTATAAGCGAGATCATCCCCGTTTTCGCAAGGAAGCATATCTTCGGCTACAAGATGATAGCGTTTTCAAGCCTCGCCATCGCCTTTGCCGGTTCCCTCGTGTGGGCGCATCATATGTTTACCAGTGGAATGAGCGATACGGCGGTACTGATCTTCTCGTTCCTGACGTTTATCGTTGCGATACCATCGGCTATCAAGGTCTTTAACTGGACCGCTACGCTGTATAAGGGCTCCATATCCGTAAGAACACCTCTGCTCTATGCCCTCAGCTTTATATTCCTTTTCTCCGTGGGTGGTCTGGCAGGGCTTCTACTCGGCTCCGCTGGAACGGATGTGCACCTGCACGATACGTACTTTGTTGTCAGCCATTTCCACTACGTAATCTTTGGTGGAACGGGCTTCGGACTGTTTGCGGCGATGCACTTCTGGTTTCCGAAGATCTACGGTCGCATGTATAACGAGCGGATCGCAAATATCGCATGGCTCATACTTTTTGTGGGCTTTAATGTTCTCTATTTCCCACTTTACGTCATAGGTTTGCAGGGGATGCCAAGGCGATACTACGACTATCTCCCCCAGTACACCGGAGGACACTTTATCTCCACCGTTGGCTCATGGATAGTTGCTGTGGGACTGTTGATAATGTTTGTGAACATCTTCCATGGAATGCGTAAAGGGCCCAAGGTGGGCAGAAACCCCTGGGGCGGAGCAACACTCGAGTGGTTTGTTCCATCTCCGCCGCCGCTTCTCAACTTTGAAGAGGAGCCGGAGGTCACCAGAAGCCCCTATAACTACAAGGGGGTAGAGCCTGATGAGTAA
- a CDS encoding c-type cytochrome, with protein sequence MKHLLIATALIIFIGISAFAASGAEELYKSKCMSCHGADGTKEALGTSAPLKGQSASDILSKLKGYADGSYGGSKKVIMKGQVGRLSEEELKSLADYIATF encoded by the coding sequence ATGAAACATTTATTAATTGCAACAGCCCTCATTATTTTTATTGGTATTTCAGCCTTCGCCGCCAGCGGAGCAGAAGAACTCTACAAGAGCAAATGCATGAGCTGTCACGGTGCAGATGGTACAAAGGAAGCCCTAGGAACCAGTGCGCCCCTTAAGGGACAGTCCGCCTCTGATATCCTTAGCAAGCTTAAGGGCTATGCTGACGGAAGCTACGGAGGAAGCAAGAAGGTTATCATGAAAGGGCAAGTGGGCAGGCTCAGCGAAGAGGAGCTTAAGTCACTCGCCGATTACATCGCCACATTCTGA
- a CDS encoding glutamine synthetase family protein: protein MNANDYDGIKYQLEDAFSTRIFFKDLHGRMKTVNINPDDIGDIIENGVGIDGSSIPGLATVDNSDRVLKPVPESFRLVDFGDVKIGFFAGSVYEQDGSRSGLDPRYILEKAVDTASEEFGFRFITGPEHEFFLLQDDEFGEDIHSDALGYFSSAPTDAGDAVRQDIVNILAECGIKYEKTHHEVTSSQHEVNLEAGDPLSMADRTLLFEFVTKEVAARHGLHATFMSKPFTGENRNAFHIHLSILDNVGDNICHDPDKEYGLSETLMHFIGGVTDKAREISILLASTVNSYKAYVLDKEAPVIRGWGLRNRSSMVRIPHAKSTKATRMELRCADPAGNVYLQFAGLINAGLEGIRKGTGAGKPDSGSTYKKSSGRKVYDRKYLPRDFFEALMEAERSGFLKGMLGEELYKNYMTLKVNEWEEYRTTITDFEHNKYLSI from the coding sequence ATGAATGCAAATGATTACGACGGAATCAAATACCAGCTGGAGGACGCCTTCTCCACACGCATCTTCTTCAAGGATTTGCACGGAAGGATGAAAACTGTAAACATTAATCCCGATGATATCGGCGATATTATTGAAAACGGCGTAGGTATCGATGGCAGCTCCATACCGGGCCTTGCCACTGTTGATAACAGCGATCGAGTGCTGAAGCCCGTCCCCGAGAGCTTCCGTTTGGTGGATTTCGGCGATGTTAAGATAGGCTTCTTCGCCGGCTCCGTGTACGAACAGGACGGCTCACGCTCCGGACTGGACCCAAGATACATCCTCGAAAAGGCAGTAGATACTGCATCTGAGGAGTTCGGGTTCAGGTTTATAACAGGACCGGAGCACGAGTTCTTCCTTTTACAGGATGATGAATTCGGAGAGGATATCCACTCAGACGCACTCGGCTATTTCAGCTCCGCACCCACAGATGCGGGGGATGCTGTACGTCAGGATATAGTCAACATCCTTGCTGAATGCGGGATAAAATACGAAAAAACCCACCACGAGGTAACCTCATCCCAGCATGAAGTTAACCTTGAAGCTGGCGATCCTCTCAGCATGGCGGACAGGACACTCCTTTTCGAGTTTGTAACCAAAGAGGTGGCCGCTAGACACGGTCTGCATGCAACGTTTATGTCAAAGCCCTTCACAGGTGAGAATAGAAACGCATTTCATATCCATCTATCCATACTCGACAATGTCGGGGACAACATATGCCATGATCCAGACAAGGAATATGGACTAAGCGAAACACTCATGCACTTCATCGGCGGGGTAACGGATAAGGCGAGGGAGATCTCCATCCTGCTGGCCTCCACAGTCAACTCATACAAAGCCTATGTGCTGGACAAGGAAGCACCTGTGATCCGTGGGTGGGGGCTTAGAAACCGCAGCTCTATGGTCCGGATACCCCATGCGAAAAGCACCAAAGCCACACGCATGGAACTGCGCTGTGCAGACCCTGCGGGGAATGTGTATCTCCAGTTTGCCGGGCTAATCAATGCCGGCCTTGAAGGCATACGGAAAGGAACCGGCGCAGGAAAGCCAGACTCCGGCAGTACGTATAAGAAGTCATCGGGCAGGAAGGTTTACGACAGAAAGTATCTCCCCAGGGACTTCTTCGAAGCGCTCATGGAGGCGGAGAGAAGCGGTTTCCTCAAAGGGATGCTCGGCGAGGAGCTTTACAAAAACTATATGACGCTCAAGGTTAATGAGTGGGAGGAATACCGGACCACTATCACTGATTTTGAGCATAACAAATATCTAAGTATTTAA
- a CDS encoding SCO family protein — MDNTSMDGHSTMDNASMEHKNMNHEAMEHENMDHEGHEGMDMEDEGHVHQEITEEEKKELNVGITEKLGQQAALDAVFKDSEGNEIRFGDLLEQPVLVAPVYYSCPNVCNFLQSRLAQILPDIKLEPIEDYKMISISFDEYDTPEIAANKKKNYFKAMDNNYPKDGWLFLSGDKENIDLFMDSIGFRFDRRGKDFVHAVTTVAISPEGKIARYLYGTDVLPFEFTLAATEAAEGKVGLSVQKLVRFCFSYDPQGQTYVFNILRVTAVAVIGFIIIFVAFLYFGGKKSKRRK, encoded by the coding sequence ATGGACAATACCTCAATGGACGGGCATAGCACCATGGACAACGCTTCAATGGAACACAAAAACATGAACCATGAAGCGATGGAGCACGAAAACATGGACCATGAAGGTCATGAAGGCATGGATATGGAGGATGAAGGGCATGTCCATCAAGAGATAACCGAGGAGGAAAAGAAGGAGCTCAACGTTGGCATTACGGAAAAGCTGGGTCAGCAGGCGGCTCTTGATGCTGTATTCAAGGACTCCGAAGGTAATGAGATTCGTTTTGGAGATCTTCTGGAGCAGCCCGTTCTTGTGGCCCCTGTTTATTATTCCTGCCCAAACGTTTGCAACTTTCTGCAGAGCCGGCTGGCACAGATCCTTCCTGATATAAAGCTGGAGCCCATCGAGGATTATAAGATGATTTCCATTAGCTTCGATGAGTATGACACACCGGAGATTGCCGCCAACAAGAAGAAGAACTACTTCAAGGCTATGGACAACAACTATCCCAAGGATGGATGGCTGTTTCTCTCCGGTGATAAAGAGAATATCGACCTCTTTATGGATTCCATCGGCTTCCGTTTCGACAGGAGGGGTAAGGATTTTGTCCATGCAGTGACAACCGTTGCCATATCACCAGAGGGGAAGATAGCAAGGTATCTTTACGGTACCGATGTGCTCCCCTTTGAGTTTACCCTGGCAGCCACCGAGGCGGCTGAGGGGAAGGTGGGGCTTTCTGTTCAGAAGCTTGTCCGCTTCTGTTTCAGCTACGACCCGCAGGGGCAGACATACGTCTTTAACATACTGAGGGTAACGGCGGTGGCCGTTATCGGATTTATTATAATATTTGTCGCATTCCTCTATTTCGGCGGCAAAAAAAGTAAACGAAGGAAATAG